In one Cyprinus carpio isolate SPL01 chromosome B2, ASM1834038v1, whole genome shotgun sequence genomic region, the following are encoded:
- the LOC109063741 gene encoding probable G-protein coupled receptor 141: MANPHGLPKDFKTALLVLYTFIFLFGTLNVILMSCMLQFRRHLSFTKVSVINLIAVHSIFLLTVPFRIYYYASDINWTIGSDLCKLVSLMVHGHMYLAFIFYVSLLIVRYVEHSSQRHKLEFHRILHATVASATVWLVMFCSVFPTVFNYGDKHTDSTPCFHFSKALDDHRVKILNYVLCTLVILVWSVLAFFQVYFLIDVSKTFGKATCQRQEFWAQVKNVVFLSVMFFSFVPYQGFRVYYVSVYDNTTGIPNTTAIPNTTGIPNAKEIRNTDEIHHINEVFLAVTAFSCFDMIVFAGRDVCKLINSRGWFNCL, translated from the coding sequence ATGGCAAACCCACATGGCCTGCCGAAGGACTTCAAAACTGCCCTTCTGGTCTTATATACATTCATCTTTCTCTTTGGGACTCTGAATGTTATACTAATGTCCTGTATGCTACAGTTTCGAAGACATCTCTCTTTCACCAAAGTGTCTGTGATCAACCTGATAGCAGTCCACTCCATTTTCCTTCTCACGGTGCCTTTTCGCATTTACTATTATGCTTCTGATATAAACTGGACTATAGGCAGTGATCTCTGCAAATTGGTCAGTCTTATGGTCCATGGCCACATGTATCTTGCATTCATCTTCTATGTCTCCCTTCTAATTGTGCGTTATGTGGAGCACTCTAGTCAGCGGCACAAGCTAGAGTTTCATCGCATCCTTCACGCCACGGTTGCAAGCGCAACTGTCTGGTTGGTCATGTTTTGCTCTGTGTTCCCAACTGTTTTTAACTACGGAGACAAACACACTGATTCAACCCCGTGCTTTCATTTCAGTAAGGCTCTCGACGATCATAGAGTGAAGATATTAAACTATGTTCTTTGTACACTAGTAATACTGGTTTGGAGTGTGCTAGCATTTTTCCAAGTTTATTTTCTAATCGACGTGAGTAAGACATTTGGAAAGGCCACATGTCAACGTCAAGAGTTCTGGGCACAAgtgaaaaatgttgttttcctGTCGGTcatgttttttagttttgtgcCTTATCAAGGATTCAGAGTATATTATGTGAGTGTATATGACAATACCACAGGAATACCAAATACCACAGCAATACCAAATACCACAGGAATACCAAATGCCAAAGAAATACGAAATACTGATGAAATTCATCATATAAATGAAGTATTTCTTGCTGTCACTGCTTTCAGCTGCTTTGATATGATTGTTTTTGCTGGTAGAGACGTATGCAAACTTATAAATTCAAGGGGATGGTTTAACTGTTTATAG